Proteins encoded by one window of Deinococcus aerophilus:
- a CDS encoding NAD-dependent succinate-semialdehyde dehydrogenase, whose translation MQSVNPASGEVIATYEDHTSEQVQAAIARAHEAFGSYRRTPFATRAGWMNAAADVLERRADELARLATREMGKTVEAARQEVLKCAVACRFYAEHAEGFLAPKTVQTEAQEAYVVHQPLGVVLAVMPWNFPYWQAFRFIAPTLMAGNTGLLKHASNVPGCALAIEDVLREAGFPEGVFTTLLIGSAGVEGVLKDDRVTAVSLTGSEGAGRAVSATAGGQLKPAVMELGGSDPFIVMPSADLDLAAKTAVTARTINNGQSCIAAKRFIVHADVYDAFTEAFIAGLKALKVGDPEADDTDVGPLATPQIREDIHRQLQDAVNKGARVRLGGEVPEGDGNYYPVTALDQLTPEMDVWLEETFGPVALIFRVGSLDEAIDLANATTFGLGSSAWTSDAAERRRFVEDLEAGSVFINAMVASDPRLPFGGIKNSGFGRELGEHGILQFVNIKTVSVGAPDNAHRSKTE comes from the coding sequence ATGCAGAGCGTCAATCCCGCCAGCGGTGAAGTCATCGCCACCTACGAAGATCACACCTCCGAACAGGTTCAGGCGGCCATTGCCCGCGCACATGAGGCCTTCGGGTCCTACCGGCGCACCCCGTTTGCCACGCGGGCCGGGTGGATGAACGCCGCCGCCGACGTGCTTGAACGCCGCGCCGATGAGCTTGCCCGGCTCGCCACCCGTGAAATGGGCAAGACCGTGGAGGCCGCCCGGCAGGAGGTGCTCAAGTGCGCCGTCGCCTGCCGTTTCTACGCCGAACACGCCGAGGGCTTTCTGGCGCCGAAGACGGTACAGACCGAGGCGCAGGAGGCCTACGTGGTCCACCAGCCGCTCGGGGTGGTGCTCGCGGTGATGCCCTGGAACTTTCCGTACTGGCAGGCCTTTCGCTTCATTGCCCCCACCCTGATGGCCGGCAACACCGGGCTGCTCAAGCACGCCAGCAACGTGCCCGGCTGCGCCCTGGCCATCGAGGACGTGCTGCGGGAGGCGGGGTTCCCCGAGGGCGTGTTCACCACCCTGCTGATCGGCAGCGCGGGCGTGGAGGGCGTGCTGAAAGACGACCGCGTGACCGCCGTCAGCCTGACCGGGTCCGAGGGGGCCGGGCGCGCCGTGTCCGCGACCGCCGGAGGCCAGCTCAAGCCCGCCGTGATGGAGCTCGGCGGCTCCGATCCCTTCATCGTGATGCCCAGCGCGGATCTGGACCTCGCCGCAAAAACGGCCGTGACCGCCCGCACCATCAACAACGGCCAGAGCTGCATCGCTGCCAAGCGGTTTATCGTGCACGCCGACGTGTACGACGCCTTTACTGAGGCCTTCATCGCTGGGCTGAAGGCCCTGAAGGTCGGCGACCCGGAAGCGGACGACACGGACGTTGGCCCCCTGGCCACGCCGCAGATTCGTGAGGACATTCACCGGCAGCTGCAGGACGCCGTGAACAAGGGGGCGCGCGTCCGGCTCGGCGGCGAGGTGCCTGAAGGCGACGGCAACTATTACCCGGTCACGGCCCTGGATCAGCTCACGCCCGAGATGGACGTGTGGCTCGAGGAAACCTTTGGTCCCGTCGCCCTGATCTTCCGGGTCGGCAGTCTGGATGAGGCCATTGACCTGGCAAACGCCACCACCTTCGGGCTGGGCAGCAGCGCGTGGACGAGCGACGCCGCCGAACGCCGGCGCTTCGTGGAGGATCTGGAGGCCGGATCGGTCTTCATCAATGCGATGGTGGCGAGCGACCCGCGCCTGCCCTTCGGCGGGATAAAGAACAGTGGCTTTGGCCGCGAACTCGGAGAGCACGGCATCCTGCAGTTCGTGAACATCAAGACCGTGTCGGTCGGCGCTCCCGACAACGCGCACCGCAGCAAGACCGAGTAG
- a CDS encoding zinc-dependent alcohol dehydrogenase family protein, with protein MKAVLYHQFGERPELVTVPDPTPHPDGVVLRVEASGVCRSDWHGWMGHDPDIRLPHVPGHEIAGTVVAVGPGITRWREGDRVTLPFVSGCGRCPECQAGQQQVCRDQFQPGFTAWGSFAEYVALRHAEHNLVRLPDTLDFVTAASLGCRFATAFRAVVHQGRVRGGEWVAVHGCGGVGLSAVMIARALGARVIAVDIGEGPLRRAAEVGAEVALNSRETGVVEAIREATGGGVHVSLDALGHPQTCSDSISCLRTRGRHVQVGLMLAGHSRPAIPMDAVIARELEIYGSHGMQAHAYPDMLGMIEAGVLRPERLIGGRITLAGAIEALTGMNRFEAGGVTVIDRFV; from the coding sequence GTGAAGGCGGTCCTGTACCACCAGTTCGGCGAACGCCCTGAACTCGTGACGGTTCCCGATCCCACCCCACACCCGGACGGCGTGGTCCTGCGGGTCGAGGCCTCGGGCGTATGCCGCAGCGACTGGCACGGCTGGATGGGCCATGACCCCGATATCCGCCTGCCGCATGTGCCCGGCCACGAGATCGCGGGCACGGTGGTGGCGGTGGGACCGGGAATCACGCGCTGGCGCGAGGGCGACCGCGTGACGCTGCCCTTCGTGTCGGGCTGTGGCCGCTGCCCGGAATGCCAAGCGGGTCAGCAGCAGGTGTGCCGCGATCAGTTCCAGCCTGGCTTCACCGCCTGGGGCTCATTCGCCGAATACGTGGCGCTGCGCCACGCCGAGCACAATCTGGTACGCCTGCCCGATACGCTGGATTTCGTGACGGCGGCGAGCCTGGGCTGCCGCTTTGCCACCGCCTTCCGGGCCGTGGTGCACCAGGGCCGGGTGCGCGGCGGCGAGTGGGTCGCAGTGCACGGCTGCGGCGGGGTGGGCCTGTCGGCCGTCATGATCGCCCGGGCGCTGGGGGCCCGGGTCATCGCGGTGGACATCGGCGAGGGTCCCCTGCGCCGGGCCGCCGAGGTGGGCGCGGAGGTAGCGCTCAACAGCCGCGAAACGGGGGTCGTGGAGGCCATCCGCGAGGCTACGGGCGGCGGCGTTCACGTGTCATTGGACGCTCTGGGCCATCCCCAGACGTGTTCCGATTCCATTTCCTGCCTGCGGACCCGGGGACGGCACGTGCAGGTCGGGCTGATGCTCGCGGGGCACAGCCGCCCGGCCATTCCCATGGACGCCGTGATCGCCCGGGAGCTGGAAATCTACGGCAGTCACGGCATGCAGGCCCACGCCTATCCGGACATGCTCGGCATGATCGAGGCGGGGGTGCTGCGTCCGGAACGCCTGATCGGTGGGCGCATCACCCTGGCCGGGGCAATCGAGGCACTCACCGGCATGAACCGCTTTGAGGCGGGCGGCGTGACGGTGATCGACCGCTTCGTGTGA